From Sulfurovum zhangzhouensis, the proteins below share one genomic window:
- the mobB gene encoding molybdopterin-guanine dinucleotide biosynthesis protein B, whose protein sequence is MKKRVAVAFTGPSNSGKTTLIEKVAKKLITEEKVAIIKNDPKDKAIFDVEGKDSYKFSQTGAEVVVTSPTRTTYFSQREKNLDDIIAMINDFDILLVEGLKTLPLPRIAIFRNEINESYLDCSEAIAIDESVSIEKYDIPAQIDILDLNNTDQIIEWIKTHAKSV, encoded by the coding sequence GTGAAGAAAAGAGTTGCAGTAGCATTTACCGGCCCCTCAAATAGCGGCAAAACCACACTGATCGAAAAAGTGGCAAAGAAACTGATCACTGAAGAGAAAGTGGCTATCATCAAAAATGATCCCAAAGACAAAGCAATATTTGATGTAGAAGGTAAAGATAGTTATAAATTCTCACAGACCGGAGCAGAAGTCGTTGTGACCTCGCCTACCCGTACCACCTACTTTTCACAACGAGAAAAAAACCTGGATGATATCATTGCAATGATCAATGACTTTGATATACTGCTGGTAGAAGGACTTAAAACATTGCCGCTGCCCCGTATCGCTATCTTCCGTAATGAGATTAATGAAAGTTATCTTGACTGTTCAGAAGCCATTGCGATAGATGAAAGTGTCAGTATAGAGAAGTATGATATACCCGCACAGATAGATATCCTGGACCTCAATAATACAGACCAGATCATAGAATGGATCAAAACACATGCAAAAAGTGTCTAA
- a CDS encoding class 1 fructose-bisphosphatase, with product MQTIFEAIKKIAFEIDNAIKTADLGYANEENASGEEQLKLDVLSDQIIEKNFASVPEVISLVSEEKEGELELHTAGSYIVCYDPLDGSSLVDVNLSVGSIFGIYQGILDAQNLVASAYIVYGPRIELVIAMKGTKPMLYRATGDHFRAIGEITLNEKGKLNAPGGTQQNWPSHHKAFIDSLFAEGYRLRYSGGMVPDLHQILLKGGGLFSYPGTTDKPHGKLRQLFEVIPFAFMYEQAGGQAINDKGERLMNLVPSHHHDTSPCFFGSNYEIEALKKAYGVK from the coding sequence ATGCAAACTATATTTGAAGCGATCAAAAAGATCGCCTTTGAGATCGATAATGCGATCAAAACTGCCGACCTTGGGTATGCGAACGAAGAAAATGCTTCAGGTGAAGAACAGCTCAAACTTGATGTACTCTCAGACCAGATCATTGAGAAAAACTTTGCTTCAGTACCTGAAGTGATCAGTCTTGTCAGTGAAGAGAAAGAAGGTGAGCTCGAACTGCACACTGCAGGAAGCTATATAGTGTGTTATGATCCTTTGGACGGATCAAGTCTTGTAGATGTAAACCTTTCAGTAGGTTCTATCTTTGGTATCTACCAAGGGATTTTAGATGCGCAGAACCTTGTGGCATCAGCCTATATCGTCTATGGACCGAGAATCGAACTGGTTATCGCTATGAAAGGTACTAAACCGATGCTTTATCGCGCAACAGGTGATCACTTCAGGGCGATCGGGGAAATTACTCTCAACGAAAAAGGCAAGCTCAATGCACCGGGCGGAACACAGCAGAACTGGCCGTCACATCACAAAGCATTTATAGATTCACTTTTTGCCGAAGGATATAGACTGCGTTACTCCGGAGGTATGGTACCGGATCTGCATCAGATCTTACTCAAAGGCGGAGGTCTCTTCAGCTACCCAGGCACAACTGATAAGCCGCACGGTAAACTTAGACAGCTCTTTGAAGTAATCCCGTTTGCATTTATGTATGAACAAGCAGGCGGACAGGCGATCAATGACAAAGGTGAAAGACTGATGAATCTCGTACCGTCACATCATCATGATACCAGCCCTTGTTTCTTCGGTTCAAACTACGAGATCGAAGCACTCAAAAAAGCTTATGGAGTCAAATAA
- a CDS encoding cation diffusion facilitator family transporter — protein sequence MKAKKILLIIFFNLAIILAEIIFGLISNSFALIADALHNAGDVLAIIITYIALRFGTISPTFQYTFGFIRAEMMAAFTNTLFLLLTMFYMIYESIGRLFHPEIIAPEYMIVVGMIAVVANGISAYLLHGMGIEDHHHHEHHEHHEHDDHDDHDHGDANITSAYLHMLADTLISVGVVVAGFMIYYFEIYAIDAVLTIIFSLYIIRHSFPLFKRSFLSLMDANTLNIALEELEAIIFASGHVSNYHDLHIYQPNSKLKFISFHVLLENEDTSLRSCEAITGPMKEKLEKLGFNHILIQVDSLTNDAVHQKCIITNQ from the coding sequence ATGAAAGCAAAAAAGATACTTCTAATTATTTTTTTCAATCTTGCGATCATCTTAGCAGAGATCATCTTTGGACTGATCTCTAACTCATTCGCACTGATTGCTGATGCACTGCATAATGCAGGGGATGTTCTTGCGATTATCATCACCTATATCGCACTTCGTTTTGGAACTATCAGCCCAACCTTTCAGTATACATTCGGATTTATTAGAGCTGAAATGATGGCTGCTTTTACCAATACACTTTTTTTACTCCTAACGATGTTCTATATGATCTATGAGTCTATAGGAAGGCTTTTTCACCCTGAGATTATCGCACCTGAGTATATGATCGTAGTAGGAATGATAGCTGTTGTTGCTAATGGCATCAGTGCCTATCTTCTCCATGGAATGGGAATAGAAGATCATCATCACCATGAACACCATGAACACCATGAACATGATGATCATGATGATCATGATCACGGTGATGCGAACATCACTTCAGCATATCTACATATGCTAGCAGACACACTTATATCAGTCGGGGTCGTTGTTGCCGGATTCATGATCTATTATTTTGAAATATATGCGATAGATGCCGTACTTACCATCATATTCTCACTCTATATCATTCGGCATTCATTCCCTCTTTTTAAACGAAGTTTTCTCTCACTCATGGATGCCAATACACTCAATATCGCTTTGGAAGAACTAGAAGCGATCATTTTTGCATCCGGTCATGTATCCAACTATCATGATCTGCATATCTATCAGCCAAACTCCAAACTCAAATTTATCTCATTTCACGTACTCTTAGAAAATGAAGATACAAGTCTTAGATCATGTGAAGCAATCACAGGTCCAATGAAAGAGAAGTTAGAAAAACTAGGCTTTAACCATATACTTATACAGGTAGACTCACTTACCAATGATGCCGTACACCAAAAATGTATCATTACTAACCAGTAA
- a CDS encoding pyridoxamine 5'-phosphate oxidase family protein codes for MGKQYRKLEQRDIEFIKIQKMFYIASTSGQEVNLSPKGYDTIRVLDESTLLFASLPGSGNRTYRDAVNDGEFTLLFNAFEGAPLILRLFCKTEIIEESDKRYHSYLEYFNLRKGIIRNLFLFHIYAVESSCGMSVPYMEYKGERDELKEWAVDMNRRDQLNEYNDKHFTPPDLSKLN; via the coding sequence ATGGGGAAACAGTATCGAAAATTAGAACAACGTGATATCGAATTTATCAAGATCCAAAAGATGTTTTATATTGCAAGTACATCAGGCCAAGAGGTGAACCTCTCTCCAAAAGGGTATGACACTATAAGAGTTTTGGATGAGAGTACCCTGCTCTTTGCCAGTCTTCCCGGTTCTGGTAACCGTACCTACCGTGATGCAGTCAATGATGGAGAGTTTACACTTCTATTTAATGCATTTGAAGGTGCTCCGCTTATCCTCAGACTCTTCTGCAAAACTGAGATCATCGAGGAGAGTGATAAACGTTATCACTCTTATCTTGAGTACTTCAATTTACGCAAAGGTATCATACGAAACCTCTTTTTATTTCATATCTATGCAGTTGAGTCTAGTTGTGGAATGTCCGTACCCTATATGGAATACAAGGGCGAGAGAGATGAACTCAAAGAGTGGGCCGTGGATATGAATAGACGGGATCAGCTTAATGAGTATAATGACAAGCACTTTACGCCACCGGATTTGAGTAAACTCAATTAG
- a CDS encoding TetR/AcrR family transcriptional regulator, which yields MNKEQPTREKILDVVFELVYMHGYNGTSMSMILKACGIPKGSLYHFFKSKKEMVLTVIKERLGPKMDIFFTFELIAGKDGIDSIIDAVLTIANNPMLIKYGCPLNRLNQEMSPLDEDFDREITLLYDHIKAKIIVLLRQSELKPDTDVDSLSDFVIETVWGALSLSPTQSSTGRYLHSVKHLNSYLGSLRK from the coding sequence ATGAATAAAGAACAGCCTACAAGAGAAAAGATCCTTGATGTCGTATTTGAACTGGTGTACATGCATGGATATAACGGTACCAGTATGTCAATGATACTCAAAGCATGTGGCATTCCTAAAGGTTCTCTCTATCACTTTTTCAAATCAAAAAAAGAGATGGTACTTACAGTCATCAAAGAGCGGCTGGGTCCCAAAATGGATATATTTTTTACCTTTGAACTAATAGCAGGCAAAGACGGCATTGATTCTATTATTGATGCCGTCTTAACTATTGCTAACAACCCTATGCTGATCAAGTACGGCTGTCCACTTAACCGTCTGAACCAGGAGATGTCGCCGCTTGATGAAGACTTTGATCGGGAGATCACCTTGCTTTATGATCACATCAAAGCAAAGATCATAGTACTTCTTAGGCAAAGTGAGCTCAAGCCTGACACTGATGTTGACTCACTTTCTGATTTTGTAATTGAAACTGTATGGGGTGCGCTCTCATTAAGTCCAACACAGTCATCGACTGGTCGTTATCTTCACTCTGTCAAACATCTCAACAGTTATCTTGGATCACTCAGAAAATAA
- a CDS encoding GIY-YIG nuclease family protein, giving the protein MSYFVYILQCADDTLYTGIATDISRRLKEHNSSEKGAKYTKSRRPVALVYSEAFPDRSSASRREYEIKKKMSRAEKLSLIGS; this is encoded by the coding sequence ATGAGCTATTTCGTTTATATACTACAATGTGCAGATGATACCTTGTATACAGGGATTGCCACAGATATCAGTCGACGTTTAAAAGAGCACAATAGTTCTGAAAAAGGAGCTAAATATACTAAAAGCAGGCGACCGGTTGCACTGGTTTACAGTGAAGCTTTTCCTGATCGAAGCAGCGCAAGCAGACGTGAATACGAGATCAAGAAAAAGATGAGTCGGGCTGAGAAGTTAAGCTTGATCGGAAGTTGA
- the metG gene encoding methionine--tRNA ligase gives MSCHKTAYITTPIYYVNDIAHIGHAYTTIIADTLARYSRMSGLETFFLTGTDEHGQKIEESAKARGKSSQEYADEISATFRNLWDDFGISYDKFIRTTDADHMKGVQKAFSVMHANGDIYKDTYKGHYCISCETFFPEIQLVDGEYCPECGKSTTVVEEESYFFKLSKYQDKLLQWYNDNPECILPRSKRNEVIRFVEGGLTDLSITRTSFDWGVKLPEEMNDPKHVMYVWLDALMNYVTALGYGTDEANMDFWPARVQIIGKDILRFHAIYWPAFLMSLGLPLPKHIAAHGWWTRDGEKMSKSKGNVVNPREVADAYGLDNFRYFMLREVPFGGDGDFSQKALIDRINSDLGNDLGNLLNRLIGMSGKYFEGEVFSGHVAKFYQQELDEVHASLDQLEPLLFEMQIHKYLEELWRPLSVANKSIDKYQPWTLMKEGKTEEAMALNGLIAAILAKVAVMLYPVMPEVCTKISRALHFEIDNASWNALVKEKTLLETFRLEKIDPLFPRIEEPLLAQVEPADTKEAPKKEEKKPEKKAEKAEGVALIGIDQFFETVLKIGTIVKAEEVPKSNKLLLLQVDVGEENPRQVVAGIKEWYSPEDLVGTQACVVSNLKPAKLMGMKSEGMLLAAKDENGLSLLRPETPKNAGTVVS, from the coding sequence ATGTCTTGTCATAAAACTGCATATATTACTACCCCGATCTACTATGTTAACGATATTGCTCATATCGGTCATGCTTATACAACTATCATTGCAGATACACTTGCGCGCTATTCACGTATGAGCGGTTTGGAAACTTTTTTCCTTACCGGTACAGATGAGCATGGACAGAAGATTGAAGAATCCGCAAAAGCTAGAGGTAAAAGCTCTCAAGAATATGCAGATGAGATCTCTGCGACATTTAGAAATCTTTGGGATGACTTTGGCATCAGTTATGACAAGTTCATTCGTACAACAGATGCTGATCACATGAAAGGCGTACAAAAAGCATTTTCCGTAATGCACGCTAACGGTGATATCTATAAAGATACCTATAAAGGTCACTACTGTATCTCATGTGAGACATTCTTCCCGGAAATTCAACTTGTTGACGGTGAATATTGTCCGGAGTGTGGGAAAAGTACCACAGTAGTAGAAGAGGAAAGCTACTTCTTCAAACTTTCCAAATACCAAGATAAACTTCTTCAGTGGTATAACGACAATCCAGAGTGTATCCTTCCTAGAAGCAAGAGAAATGAAGTGATCCGTTTTGTTGAGGGTGGCTTGACAGATCTTTCGATCACACGTACGAGCTTTGACTGGGGTGTAAAGCTTCCTGAAGAGATGAATGATCCAAAACACGTAATGTACGTTTGGCTGGATGCACTTATGAACTATGTAACTGCTCTGGGATACGGTACAGATGAAGCTAACATGGACTTTTGGCCTGCCCGTGTACAGATCATCGGTAAAGATATCCTCCGTTTCCATGCGATCTACTGGCCTGCATTCCTGATGAGCCTTGGATTACCGTTGCCAAAACACATTGCTGCACACGGATGGTGGACAAGAGACGGTGAGAAGATGAGTAAATCTAAAGGTAACGTAGTAAATCCAAGAGAGGTAGCAGATGCATATGGTCTGGATAACTTCCGTTACTTTATGCTTCGTGAAGTACCATTCGGTGGTGACGGTGACTTCTCTCAGAAAGCACTCATTGACCGTATCAATTCCGATCTTGGAAATGATCTTGGAAACCTGCTTAACCGCCTGATCGGTATGAGCGGTAAATATTTTGAAGGTGAAGTTTTCTCCGGACATGTAGCAAAATTCTATCAGCAGGAGCTGGATGAAGTACATGCATCACTTGACCAGTTAGAACCGCTGCTGTTTGAAATGCAGATCCATAAATATCTTGAAGAACTTTGGAGACCACTATCTGTTGCAAACAAGTCCATTGATAAGTATCAGCCATGGACATTGATGAAAGAAGGGAAAACAGAAGAAGCGATGGCACTTAACGGACTTATCGCAGCGATCCTTGCAAAGGTAGCGGTGATGCTTTATCCTGTTATGCCGGAAGTATGTACCAAAATTTCAAGAGCACTGCATTTTGAGATCGATAATGCCAGCTGGAATGCCCTTGTCAAAGAGAAAACACTTCTTGAGACATTTAGACTAGAAAAGATCGATCCACTTTTCCCTCGTATTGAAGAACCGCTTTTAGCACAGGTTGAACCTGCTGATACAAAAGAAGCACCTAAAAAAGAGGAAAAGAAGCCTGAGAAAAAAGCAGAGAAAGCTGAAGGTGTTGCTCTTATCGGTATCGACCAATTCTTCGAAACTGTTCTAAAGATCGGTACGATCGTTAAAGCCGAAGAGGTACCAAAGAGTAACAAACTTCTTTTGCTTCAGGTAGATGTCGGAGAAGAGAATCCAAGACAGGTTGTTGCTGGTATCAAAGAATGGTACAGCCCGGAAGACCTTGTAGGTACACAGGCGTGTGTTGTTTCCAACCTTAAACCGGCAAAACTTATGGGAATGAAAAGTGAAGGTATGCTGCTTGCAGCCAAAGATGAAAACGGACTCAGTCTTCTTAGACCTGAGACTCCAAAAAATGCCGGGACTGTAGTAAGCTAA